A genomic region of Peromyscus leucopus breed LL Stock unplaced genomic scaffold, UCI_PerLeu_2.1 scaffold_579, whole genome shotgun sequence contains the following coding sequences:
- the LOC114702891 gene encoding probable G-protein coupled receptor 173 gives MANTTGEPEEVSGALSLPSASAYVKLVLLGLIMCVSLAGNAILSLLVLKERALHKAPYYFLLDLCLADGIRSAICFPFVLASVRHGSSWTFSALSCKIVAFMAVLFCFHAAFMLFCISVTRYMAIAHHRFYAKRMTLWTCAAVICMAWTLSVAMAFPPVFDVGTYKFIREEDQCIFEHRYFKANDTLGFMLMLAVLMAATHAVYGKLLLFEYRHRKMKPVQMVPAISQNWTFHGPGATGQAAANWIAGFGRGPMPPTLLGIRQNGHAASRRLLGMDEVKGEKQLGRMFYAITLLFLLLWSPYIVACYWRVFVKACAVPHRYLATAVWMSFAQAAVNPIVCFLLNKDLKKCLRTHAPCWGTGGAPAPREPYCVM, from the coding sequence ATGGCCAACACCACCGGAGAGCCTGAGGAGGTGAGCGGCGCACTGTCCCTGCCATCCGCATCGGCTTATGTGAAGCTGGTGCTGCTGGGACTGATCATGTGTGTAAGCCTGGCAGGCAATGCCATCTTGTCCCTGCTGGTGCTCAAGGAGCGTGCCCTGCACAAGGCTccttactactttctgctggacCTGTGCCTAGCTGATGGCATACGCTCTGCCATCTGCTTCCCCTTTGTACTGGCTTCTGTGCGCCATGGCTCCTCATGGACCTTCAGTGCACTCAGCTGTAAGATTGTGGCCTTTATGGCTGTGCTCTTTTGCTTCCATGCGGCCTTCATGCTGTTCTGCATCAGCGTCACCCGCTACATGGCCATCGCCCACCACCGCTTCTATGCCAAGCGCATGACACTCTGGACATGCGCAGCTGTCATCTGCATGGCCTGGACCTTGTCTGTGGCCATGGCTTTCCCACCTGTCTTTGATGTGGGCACCTACAAGTTTATCCGAGAGGAAGACCAGTGCATCTTTGAGCATCGCTACTTCAAAGCAAATGACACACTGGGCTTTATGCTTATGTTGGCTGTGCTCATGGCAGCCACACATGCTGTCTATGGCAAGCTGCTACTCTTCGAGTATCGTCACCGCAAGATGAAGCCAGTGCAGATGGTGCCAGCCATCAGCCAAAACTGGACATTCCATGGCCCTGGGGCTACCGGCCAGGCTGCTGCCAACTGGATCGCTGGCTTTGGCCGTGGGCCCATGCCACCAACTCTGCTGGGTATCCGGCAGAATGGGCATGCAGCTAGCCGGCGGCTACTGGGCATGGACGAGGTCAAGGGTGAAAAGCAGCTGGGCCGAATGTTCTACGCGATTACactgctcttcctgctcctctggtCACCATACATCGTGGCCTGCTACTGGCGAGTGTTTGTGAAAGCCTGCGCTGTGCCCCACCGCTACCTGGCCACTGCTGTTTGGATGAGCTTCGCCCAGGCTGCCGTCAACCCAATCGTCTGCTTCCTGCTTAACAAGGACCTCAAGAAGTGCCTGAGGACTCATGCCCCTTGCTGGGGCACAGGAGGTGCCCCAGCTCCCAGGGAACCCTACTGTgtcatgtga